The Prosthecobacter algae genome has a segment encoding these proteins:
- the vccB gene encoding Verru_Chthon cassette protein B, producing the protein MKIPAFSRPLRRGFSLVEVTLASGITALALTTLLGLIPHGLNNVKEAGNVAAETRITTHVLGSVSQARWQNVSGEDILAPAFDQQRYYFDDQGVALETDEPGPELAYVAEVRVPARDVSLPADATPQAEEDGTDPYLRRVTVKVASVANESFDFDRALPMAYRTHTTLIARTGK; encoded by the coding sequence ATGAAAATTCCTGCTTTCTCCCGCCCCCTCCGCCGTGGTTTTTCCCTGGTGGAAGTGACCCTTGCCAGTGGCATCACGGCTCTGGCCCTAACCACGCTGCTAGGTCTCATTCCTCATGGGCTGAACAATGTCAAAGAAGCAGGAAACGTGGCCGCCGAGACGCGCATCACTACCCACGTGCTGGGCAGCGTCAGCCAGGCCCGCTGGCAGAATGTCAGCGGAGAGGACATTCTGGCGCCGGCCTTTGATCAGCAGCGTTATTACTTTGATGATCAAGGTGTCGCCCTTGAAACCGATGAGCCAGGGCCTGAACTCGCCTATGTGGCGGAAGTGCGTGTGCCTGCCCGCGACGTATCCCTGCCAGCGGATGCTACTCCGCAGGCAGAAGAGGACGGTACGGATCCCTACCTGCGCCGAGTGACAGTCAAGGTGGCCAGCGTCGCCAATGAAAGCTTCGATTTCGATCGTGCACTGCCGATGGCCTATCGGACCCACACCACGCTCATCGCCCGCACGGGCAAGTGA
- the vccA gene encoding Verru_Chthon cassette protein A, with the protein MKILSPLHPHRSGIALVTVISLVALMTMLIVAMLSISQTELKSAHVSADGQQARQLSEVAVNLVISQLRKATTQNTGTTGWEAWTSQPGLVRRYATSGQTQSAYKLYSSPVLVLRDPGNIETQLLADAVPGDWQEHPHRYADLNRPAVRTTPQGQPILLFPILDPRAQVTGGGSIGGFSYREQNVAGQPVGGVRTTGGDRQRVPMPVEWLYVLKDGSLGTLNEQNEFAGAVPATAQNPIVGRVAFWTDDESSKVNVNTASEPTPWAMPTFFYDQDAGYARYQPVGGEFQRYPGHPATTALGPILFPGQVLGTAQKESIYDLVPKIGPGGSRAGTRAYSDPDIAAVALATYKRERLYASLDELLLNESRQPNQLGGAVLGAEAIQRAGFFLTAHSRVPEANPLGLPKIAAWPVSYRGPEYRTSFDQLIAHCGTLRTAGGTRSYVFQRGWADSTSQDIDLPENKTLLTYLQEMLARPVPGFATSAGQTFNQKYGKDMPQVLVEIFDYIRSVNLHDGSLIRGTDKFDGTGKAQNAMLGYVANSARPTTFKTFTDPRFFGAATDPDDPDAEGGQVEKLGFPGHGQVTPSRWTVNGEVVQGFGRFPTITEVGLHFICAADNTDDPDNPLMEKDPAIGKPGGGSAKKGQLGNNPPSGAEDRWYSNFPPRPTPDPSRNEPADNVRYPLTNGFPYGPDKKHPGYQKDNWNHQLSVNTPLRPGFRRIQARLLLEFFIPTAGYTLIEPDLTVKVKGLSKFRVNGRPLFPNDEELFYTGRRATHPGAQMQGGYGTGLKGLLRGREVPARAPMPADVSYGNDNWEVKPASASRDTQCVLNYDLISNFVDIEVGRQGTQNMTLSNTDLAQAVPLTVEVYSGHLGRTVSSLESPAELVQTLEPEFPAVSLRPPTLVRTAARPVGPDQGREPPAWWTFYSRGALGFGNRDSLAGLDKKAPQGGATMRGRLFRHHIAPHVNNKHTMGAFFFGFDSVQNGAPRIFRTQNNANLQNEVDAAEELEGSDVVQTVTIRHGDYRLTAAKNVVPADDWAPHRHYGSRRLAHSLTNFVSNHLPGYDYGGNTDFAARLVPNETGAGYPNHRLPDFPYLPDAREAAQRYGDFDNGPGTHRDGPYINKPDEGNLNIVAGNGGVAYFSESAQHRTTEQDFYSPNRMIPSPVMFGSLPSGVQAGDPWRTLLFRPQQGHPGGPTKLGGNSPADHLLLEYFWMPVVEPYAISEPFSTAGKVNLNYQIFPFTHIRRATALHAALAGEVIHAVPTEDAPNYKVFPNASNQNAFWGSTQGKQWHYKVDVEKTLAQFEERFAQGRAFISPSEICDIHLVPKDAPGIQDHTQMEAFWRDHRLTGDNTRERPYAGLYPRVTTRSNTFRVHFIAQTIKKARSSGPDTMGDGDKISGEHRGSTLIERHLDPTQPGLPDFATNPAGQTLDHYHEFRILQTQRFGF; encoded by the coding sequence ATGAAAATTCTTTCCCCCCTTCATCCCCACCGCTCTGGCATTGCCCTGGTGACGGTGATCTCGCTAGTCGCCCTGATGACGATGCTCATCGTGGCCATGCTTTCGATCTCGCAGACAGAGCTGAAGTCTGCGCATGTCAGTGCGGATGGCCAGCAGGCGCGCCAGCTTTCGGAAGTGGCGGTGAATCTGGTGATTTCCCAACTGCGCAAGGCCACCACGCAAAACACTGGGACTACGGGCTGGGAAGCCTGGACTTCTCAGCCAGGACTGGTACGCCGCTACGCGACCAGCGGGCAGACCCAGTCGGCCTACAAACTTTACTCCAGCCCTGTGTTGGTGCTGCGGGATCCGGGCAACATTGAAACCCAATTGCTGGCGGATGCCGTGCCGGGAGACTGGCAGGAGCACCCACATCGTTATGCAGATCTGAACCGCCCGGCGGTGCGCACGACTCCCCAGGGGCAGCCTATATTGCTGTTTCCGATTCTTGATCCACGGGCCCAGGTGACGGGAGGGGGCAGCATCGGCGGCTTTTCCTACCGCGAGCAAAACGTGGCTGGGCAGCCTGTGGGGGGAGTGCGTACAACGGGTGGCGACCGCCAGCGGGTGCCAATGCCTGTGGAGTGGCTTTATGTGCTGAAAGACGGCAGCCTGGGGACATTGAACGAGCAAAACGAATTTGCCGGGGCGGTGCCTGCGACGGCTCAGAATCCCATCGTGGGGCGAGTCGCTTTCTGGACGGATGATGAGTCCTCAAAAGTGAATGTGAACACGGCCTCTGAGCCGACTCCCTGGGCTATGCCGACGTTTTTTTACGACCAGGATGCAGGTTATGCACGCTATCAGCCAGTGGGGGGGGAGTTTCAGCGTTACCCAGGGCACCCGGCTACCACGGCACTGGGGCCCATCTTGTTTCCTGGGCAGGTGCTGGGAACTGCGCAGAAGGAGTCCATCTACGATCTGGTGCCAAAGATTGGGCCTGGGGGCAGCCGTGCAGGTACGCGTGCTTACAGTGACCCGGACATTGCAGCCGTGGCTCTAGCGACTTACAAAAGGGAGCGCCTGTATGCCAGCCTGGATGAACTGCTGCTGAACGAAAGCCGCCAGCCTAACCAATTGGGCGGAGCCGTTTTGGGTGCTGAGGCCATCCAGCGTGCGGGTTTCTTTCTCACGGCGCACAGCCGCGTGCCTGAGGCGAATCCGCTGGGCCTGCCGAAAATCGCCGCTTGGCCCGTCAGCTACAGGGGACCCGAATATCGCACCTCCTTTGATCAGTTGATCGCTCATTGCGGCACCCTGCGCACGGCGGGGGGCACCCGCAGCTACGTCTTCCAGCGGGGATGGGCTGACTCTACCTCTCAGGACATTGACCTTCCAGAGAACAAGACGCTGCTGACCTATCTGCAGGAAATGCTGGCCAGGCCCGTTCCGGGATTTGCCACTTCGGCGGGTCAGACGTTTAACCAAAAGTACGGCAAAGACATGCCGCAGGTACTCGTGGAAATTTTCGACTACATCCGCAGTGTGAACCTGCATGATGGCAGCCTGATCCGGGGGACGGACAAGTTTGATGGCACTGGGAAAGCCCAAAACGCCATGCTGGGCTACGTGGCCAACAGCGCCCGCCCGACCACTTTCAAGACCTTCACAGACCCGCGCTTTTTTGGCGCAGCCACGGATCCTGATGATCCCGATGCCGAAGGTGGGCAGGTGGAAAAGCTGGGCTTTCCCGGCCATGGTCAGGTGACTCCTTCCCGCTGGACGGTGAATGGTGAGGTCGTGCAGGGCTTCGGCCGCTTTCCCACGATCACAGAGGTGGGACTGCATTTCATCTGCGCAGCGGACAACACCGACGATCCTGACAATCCGCTGATGGAAAAAGATCCGGCGATTGGTAAGCCGGGCGGTGGCAGCGCCAAAAAGGGACAACTGGGCAACAATCCACCCAGTGGAGCTGAAGACCGGTGGTACTCGAACTTTCCTCCGCGACCTACACCGGACCCTAGCCGCAATGAGCCGGCGGACAACGTCCGGTATCCTTTGACCAATGGATTCCCGTATGGCCCGGACAAAAAGCATCCTGGTTACCAGAAGGATAATTGGAACCACCAGCTTTCCGTCAATACGCCTCTGCGGCCCGGTTTCCGCCGCATCCAGGCGCGCCTGTTGCTGGAGTTTTTCATCCCCACGGCTGGCTATACTTTGATCGAGCCTGACCTGACCGTGAAAGTGAAGGGACTGAGTAAATTCCGGGTCAATGGCAGGCCGCTGTTTCCCAATGATGAAGAGCTCTTTTACACCGGGCGTCGTGCCACCCACCCAGGGGCTCAGATGCAGGGCGGTTATGGAACCGGCCTGAAGGGACTGCTGCGAGGGCGCGAAGTGCCTGCACGTGCCCCGATGCCTGCGGATGTGAGTTATGGCAATGACAACTGGGAGGTGAAGCCCGCCAGCGCCAGCCGCGATACCCAGTGCGTGCTCAATTATGATCTCATCAGCAACTTTGTGGACATTGAGGTGGGGCGCCAGGGAACGCAGAACATGACGCTCAGCAATACGGATCTGGCGCAGGCTGTGCCACTGACCGTGGAGGTGTATTCTGGCCACTTGGGTCGCACTGTTTCCTCCCTGGAATCGCCCGCAGAGCTGGTGCAGACGCTGGAGCCGGAGTTCCCTGCTGTATCTCTGCGCCCGCCCACGCTGGTCCGTACGGCGGCGCGACCTGTAGGCCCTGATCAGGGGCGCGAGCCACCTGCTTGGTGGACTTTTTACTCGCGTGGCGCCCTCGGTTTTGGCAATCGCGATTCGCTTGCAGGACTGGACAAAAAAGCTCCGCAGGGTGGTGCCACGATGCGCGGGCGTCTCTTCCGCCATCACATCGCCCCGCACGTGAACAATAAGCACACCATGGGGGCATTCTTCTTTGGTTTCGACTCCGTGCAGAACGGTGCTCCGCGCATCTTCCGCACGCAGAACAATGCGAACCTTCAGAATGAGGTGGATGCGGCTGAGGAATTGGAAGGCAGTGATGTGGTGCAGACGGTGACCATCCGGCACGGAGATTACCGCCTTACTGCTGCCAAGAACGTGGTGCCCGCAGACGACTGGGCTCCGCATCGCCACTATGGCAGCCGCAGGCTTGCCCACAGTTTAACCAATTTTGTGTCCAATCACCTGCCCGGTTATGACTACGGTGGAAACACGGATTTTGCTGCCCGTCTGGTGCCCAATGAAACTGGTGCAGGCTACCCCAATCATCGTCTGCCTGATTTCCCCTACCTGCCGGATGCCCGCGAGGCGGCACAGCGATATGGCGACTTCGACAACGGTCCCGGCACCCACCGCGATGGCCCGTACATCAATAAGCCTGATGAAGGAAACCTGAACATTGTGGCTGGCAATGGCGGTGTGGCTTACTTCAGTGAAAGTGCCCAGCATCGCACCACCGAACAGGACTTTTATTCGCCGAACCGGATGATTCCTTCGCCAGTGATGTTTGGCTCCCTGCCCAGCGGTGTGCAGGCGGGAGATCCGTGGCGAACTCTGCTGTTTCGTCCGCAGCAGGGCCATCCCGGTGGCCCCACGAAGCTGGGCGGCAACAGCCCGGCGGACCATCTTCTGCTGGAGTATTTCTGGATGCCCGTGGTGGAGCCCTATGCCATCAGCGAGCCCTTCTCCACCGCAGGCAAGGTGAACCTGAATTACCAGATCTTCCCCTTTACACACATCCGGCGGGCCACGGCCCTGCATGCCGCCCTCGCAGGAGAAGTGATTCACGCCGTGCCCACGGAGGATGCGCCTAACTACAAGGTGTTTCCCAATGCCAGCAATCAGAATGCTTTCTGGGGAAGTACGCAGGGCAAGCAGTGGCACTATAAGGTGGATGTGGAGAAGACCCTGGCGCAGTTTGAGGAACGGTTTGCCCAGGGGCGTGCCTTCATCAGTCCCAGCGAGATCTGCGATATCCACTTGGTGCCCAAGGACGCTCCCGGCATCCAGGATCACACGCAGATGGAGGCCTTTTGGCGTGACCACCGTCTGACGGGCGATAACACCCGCGAACGTCCCTATGCCGGGCTGTATCCGCGCGTCACCACTCGGTCAAACACGTTCCGGGTGCACTTCATCGCCCAGACGATCAAAAAGGCCCGCTCCTCCGGGCCTGACACCATGGGCGACGGCGACAAAATCAGCGGCGAGCATCGCGGCTCCACCCTGATTGAGCGCCATCTTGATCCAACGCAGCCAGGGCTTCCTGACTTCGCCACGAACCCGGCCGGTCAGACGCTGGACCACTATCATGAATTCCGCATCCTGCAGACGCAGCGGTTCGGCTTTTGA
- a CDS encoding PEP-CTERM sorting domain-containing protein, translating into MKLLTSSPRGNSNSSMMKLALAFILASSGLAQAQSLISSADFFNPDFEARRPAPGGVITLSVNTTLYNPGSQSAGDVTWTHQAGGLVQAGIALVADVNLAAYTQTIGNSLVFGRDLNVDLLGLPDLGGLLTGTVNSVTGASAINSWDSSATVSNLALSEGVLYSASFNVSSGAGLNLNALSAANFSLLSGGVAIEDINSVETLNVLNLLTLGGGLATIDFQFYAPAGADDLTFEFDAATIANVNLLGTITDNQTVLQFTNFSVAPVPEPSTLALASLGFMVILRRRRPCGI; encoded by the coding sequence ATGAAACTGCTCACATCCTCCCCCAGAGGCAACTCCAACTCCTCTATGATGAAGTTGGCACTTGCCTTCATTTTGGCCTCCTCGGGTCTGGCTCAGGCTCAAAGCCTGATTTCGTCCGCAGATTTTTTTAATCCTGATTTTGAGGCGCGTCGCCCAGCGCCAGGGGGTGTCATCACCCTCTCGGTAAATACCACTCTCTATAATCCTGGCTCCCAATCAGCGGGCGATGTCACTTGGACGCACCAAGCAGGGGGGCTGGTGCAGGCGGGGATAGCACTGGTGGCTGACGTTAACTTGGCTGCCTACACCCAGACGATCGGGAACTCTCTGGTCTTTGGCCGTGATCTAAATGTGGACCTCCTCGGCCTTCCGGATCTGGGGGGCCTGCTCACTGGTACGGTGAATAGCGTCACTGGGGCCAGTGCGATCAATAGCTGGGATTCATCGGCCACGGTGTCCAATCTGGCTTTGAGCGAGGGAGTTCTTTACTCCGCCAGCTTCAATGTCAGCTCCGGTGCCGGATTGAACCTCAATGCATTGAGTGCAGCCAATTTCTCGCTTCTGAGCGGTGGCGTGGCCATTGAGGACATCAATTCAGTGGAAACGCTGAATGTGCTGAACCTGCTCACCCTCGGCGGTGGTCTTGCCACCATTGACTTCCAGTTTTATGCGCCGGCCGGTGCGGACGACCTCACCTTTGAGTTCGATGCTGCCACCATCGCCAACGTGAATCTGCTGGGAACCATCACAGACAACCAGACGGTGCTGCAATTCACCAACTTCTCCGTCGCACCCGTGCCAGAGCCTAGCACGCTGGCCCTGGCTTCGCTTGGATTCATGGTCATTCTGCGCCGCCGTAGGCCCTGTGGCATTTGA
- a CDS encoding MFS transporter translates to MPASLSAPMSQTALSPDDNDPWYKHLTPYHWFVFIVASLAWLFDCLDQQLFLLARNSAMKALLPPDMDPIKYGGYATSIFVAGWATGGLIFGSVGDRIGRAKTLTLTVLIYSVCTGLSAFSKGWVDFAIYRFLTGLGVGGVFGLAVALVADTLPDRARTGALGTLQALSAVGNVTAGLVSMLMGRLEQTKVIEAGVSWKYMFLVGALPAFLCVFIQIRLKEPEKWVKARAAGKAAGVKFGSYSALLGDVRWRKNALLGMVLCIAGVIGLWGIGFFSPELVGDVMQRSLEAEGVPAAEIAGQKTYWIGVNSIVQNIGAFIGMLLFTKFAQSLGRKKAFAIAYVAALVATVGYFQLFNGRSDIWMSAIMGGCQLALFAGFAIYLPELFPTSLRSTGTSFCYNVGRFVAASGPFTLGSLQAALKAGATTPEAKLEAFRNACSYMSVIFILGLVALIFLPETKGRAMPED, encoded by the coding sequence ATGCCTGCTTCACTCTCCGCGCCCATGAGCCAAACCGCCCTCTCTCCCGACGACAACGACCCGTGGTACAAACATCTCACGCCGTATCACTGGTTCGTGTTCATCGTGGCGTCGCTGGCATGGCTGTTTGACTGCCTTGATCAGCAGCTTTTCCTCCTGGCTCGCAATTCCGCCATGAAGGCGCTTCTGCCGCCCGATATGGATCCAATCAAGTACGGCGGTTACGCGACCTCCATTTTCGTCGCGGGCTGGGCTACCGGGGGCCTCATCTTTGGTTCCGTGGGGGATCGCATTGGCCGCGCCAAGACCCTGACTCTGACGGTGCTCATTTATTCTGTTTGCACTGGCCTTTCGGCTTTCTCCAAAGGTTGGGTGGACTTCGCCATCTACCGCTTCCTCACCGGTCTCGGCGTCGGTGGTGTGTTCGGCCTCGCTGTGGCGTTGGTCGCAGATACCCTCCCAGACCGCGCCCGCACAGGGGCCCTGGGCACCCTACAGGCTCTCTCTGCCGTGGGGAACGTCACTGCGGGACTTGTGAGCATGCTCATGGGCCGCCTGGAGCAGACTAAGGTCATCGAGGCCGGGGTGTCCTGGAAATACATGTTTCTCGTCGGTGCGCTGCCCGCCTTCCTCTGCGTGTTCATTCAGATCCGTCTGAAAGAACCCGAGAAGTGGGTCAAAGCCCGAGCTGCCGGCAAAGCTGCTGGCGTAAAATTTGGCTCTTATTCCGCCCTTCTGGGGGATGTGCGCTGGCGCAAAAATGCACTTTTGGGCATGGTCCTTTGCATCGCCGGTGTCATCGGCCTGTGGGGGATTGGTTTCTTCAGCCCTGAATTGGTGGGTGATGTGATGCAGCGCTCCCTGGAAGCGGAAGGTGTGCCTGCTGCAGAAATCGCGGGTCAGAAGACCTATTGGATCGGGGTGAACTCCATCGTCCAGAACATTGGTGCTTTCATCGGCATGCTCCTATTTACCAAGTTCGCACAGAGCCTGGGGCGCAAAAAAGCCTTCGCCATCGCTTACGTCGCCGCCCTGGTGGCCACCGTTGGCTACTTTCAGCTCTTCAACGGCCGCAGTGACATCTGGATGAGCGCCATCATGGGTGGTTGCCAGCTCGCTCTTTTCGCCGGGTTTGCCATCTACCTGCCCGAGCTCTTCCCCACCAGTCTGCGCAGCACAGGCACGAGCTTCTGCTACAATGTTGGCCGCTTTGTTGCCGCCAGTGGTCCCTTCACCCTCGGCAGCCTGCAGGCCGCCTTAAAAGCAGGTGCCACCACGCCGGAAGCGAAGCTGGAAGCCTTCCGCAATGCCTGCTCCTACATGAGTGTGATTTTCATCCTGGGGCTTGTAGCTCTGATCTTCCTCCCCGAGACCAAGGGGCGTGCAATGCCGGAAGATTGA
- a CDS encoding patatin-like phospholipase family protein has product MKHRLAISLGSSFLGFATHAGFMARLHSLGVRPTVIGGSSAGAIAAGLYASGLPQEVIRKTVLAHGFRRSFVRRTPWLTHYIRSSFFESNVGAFKTDGAIAYLEKVMGKHEIESLTAPRFMAAVSNLETCRTHFITRGPLAQIMVASCCIPTIFAPIPYEGMQCFDGGVAHEAPIDPWLEDEDIDVIVMHRVTHTESPPPRMFPFNLFHLASKAHECASEQLQEYRMRLAALHGKKIIATRTVHSRPAAFSGKEMPNYYAAGEAQAQRLYDTQLKDLL; this is encoded by the coding sequence TTGAAACACCGCCTTGCCATTTCCCTCGGATCCTCTTTTTTGGGCTTTGCCACCCACGCCGGGTTCATGGCCCGGCTGCATTCCTTGGGGGTCCGCCCCACCGTCATCGGAGGCTCTTCCGCTGGGGCTATAGCAGCAGGGCTCTACGCCTCCGGCCTGCCGCAGGAGGTGATCCGCAAGACGGTGCTCGCCCATGGCTTTCGCCGCTCGTTTGTGCGCCGGACTCCCTGGCTGACTCATTACATCCGCAGTAGCTTCTTTGAATCCAACGTCGGGGCCTTCAAGACCGACGGTGCTATTGCCTACCTGGAAAAGGTGATGGGCAAACATGAGATCGAGAGCCTCACCGCGCCCCGTTTCATGGCTGCGGTAAGTAACCTGGAAACCTGCCGCACGCACTTCATCACCCGCGGCCCCCTGGCGCAGATCATGGTGGCGAGCTGCTGCATCCCCACCATCTTTGCCCCCATTCCCTATGAGGGCATGCAATGCTTCGACGGTGGTGTGGCCCATGAGGCCCCCATTGACCCGTGGCTGGAGGACGAGGACATCGACGTCATTGTCATGCACCGGGTGACCCACACGGAGAGCCCGCCGCCACGCATGTTCCCGTTCAACCTTTTTCATCTGGCCTCCAAGGCCCATGAATGTGCCAGTGAGCAATTGCAGGAATACCGCATGCGCCTGGCCGCCCTGCACGGCAAAAAAATCATCGCCACCCGCACCGTGCATTCCCGCCCGGCCGCCTTTTCCGGCAAAGAGATGCCCAATTATTACGCCGCCGGGGAAGCTCAGGCCCAGCGCCTTTACGATACGCAGCTCAAAGACCTGCTGTGA
- a CDS encoding lysylphosphatidylglycerol synthase transmembrane domain-containing protein produces the protein MKKALVILVKLGITTALLWMIFREHRFTVAILPHLQSMLTHWGWTLAGLGFVGLSTWFSALRWQVLLIGQEHPVPGPEVLRVTVVSNFFNITSLGAVGGDAYRVLALMRRPGARRLPIMVSIMLDHMLGMLGLAILFLACGYAFRNRLDSYGPEVHAIVKGFSWFMGGSLVGILLSAISFTPRLYNWGERQWPKILGYPPLKSFAQACDAIRRAWGCSLLAALLSIFIFGTHFLSFYCGIYAVGGQAPLLEVMAAMPIVDTAAGLPISVSGLGVREKTFETLVSAMTSLPEATAVSASLVGWAMSVVWGLLGGLLFILGRRPAAAPISPAKSTAASPTPDV, from the coding sequence ATGAAAAAGGCCCTGGTCATCCTGGTCAAACTTGGCATCACCACAGCTTTGCTGTGGATGATCTTCCGGGAGCACCGCTTTACAGTGGCCATTCTGCCGCATTTGCAGTCCATGCTCACGCATTGGGGATGGACGCTGGCAGGCCTCGGCTTCGTGGGCCTGTCTACTTGGTTCAGTGCCCTGCGCTGGCAGGTCCTCCTCATCGGCCAAGAGCACCCCGTGCCTGGGCCTGAGGTGCTGCGAGTGACGGTGGTGAGTAATTTTTTCAATATCACTTCCCTCGGTGCTGTGGGGGGGGATGCCTATCGGGTTCTTGCCCTCATGCGCCGGCCAGGGGCCCGGCGATTGCCCATCATGGTTTCCATCATGCTGGATCACATGCTGGGCATGCTGGGGCTTGCCATTTTGTTCCTCGCCTGCGGGTATGCCTTTCGAAACCGGCTCGACAGTTACGGCCCCGAAGTCCACGCGATTGTGAAAGGCTTTAGCTGGTTCATGGGCGGATCCCTGGTGGGCATCCTGCTTTCCGCGATTTCCTTCACCCCGCGTCTTTACAACTGGGGTGAGCGGCAGTGGCCCAAGATCCTGGGATATCCACCCCTCAAGAGCTTTGCCCAGGCCTGCGATGCCATCCGGCGTGCCTGGGGCTGTTCTCTCTTGGCCGCCTTGCTTTCCATTTTCATCTTCGGCACCCACTTCCTCTCCTTTTACTGCGGCATCTATGCGGTCGGTGGGCAGGCCCCTTTATTGGAAGTCATGGCTGCCATGCCCATCGTGGATACGGCCGCAGGCCTGCCCATCTCCGTGTCCGGCCTGGGCGTGAGAGAAAAGACTTTCGAGACGCTCGTGAGTGCTATGACCAGCCTGCCTGAGGCCACCGCCGTCTCCGCCTCCCTCGTGGGCTGGGCCATGAGTGTGGTCTGGGGCCTCCTGGGCGGTCTGCTCTTCATCCTTGGCCGGCGTCCAGCGGCTGCTCCCATTTCCCCGGCCAAATCCACTGCTGCTTCCCCCACGCCCGACGTTTGA
- a CDS encoding acyl carrier protein: MNLRQRIKEVMASELMLEVSAEEITDDGPLFGPNGIGLDSVDALQLVVAIEKHFKLKISDQNKARETLHSVDSIAKAIEEAGLA; this comes from the coding sequence ATGAACCTCCGCCAACGCATCAAAGAAGTCATGGCCAGCGAATTGATGCTGGAAGTCAGCGCCGAAGAAATCACGGATGACGGACCCCTTTTTGGCCCCAATGGTATCGGCCTGGACAGTGTGGACGCACTGCAACTGGTCGTGGCCATCGAAAAGCATTTCAAACTGAAGATCAGCGACCAGAACAAGGCCCGCGAAACGCTGCACAGCGTGGACAGCATCGCCAAGGCGATCGAAGAAGCGGGACTGGCCTGA
- a CDS encoding SDR family NAD(P)-dependent oxidoreductase — MPEPRRLLITGANGSLGHATARYFLEHDPLCLVFLGVRERRERAESLVAEFPGRAFLCPLEITQQESWVEAVSQIESEGGGPLSVLINNAGYHDDALLATMTQPQWSGVLDANLNAVFWGCQAALQPMMRQRWGRIVNVASLSALHSPAGQTNYAAAKAGVIGLTQSLAKETARLGITVNAICPGHIEGALPTSWSEEQIKAVRRETPMRRFARPEEIAAVVFFLASPEASYMTGASLKLDGALV, encoded by the coding sequence ATGCCAGAACCACGCCGCCTACTCATTACTGGAGCCAATGGAAGCCTGGGCCATGCCACGGCCAGGTATTTTCTAGAGCATGATCCGCTCTGTTTGGTCTTTTTAGGCGTGCGCGAGCGCCGCGAGCGAGCCGAATCCCTGGTGGCGGAATTCCCTGGCCGCGCCTTTCTATGCCCTCTGGAAATCACGCAGCAAGAGTCCTGGGTTGAGGCGGTCAGTCAGATCGAATCCGAAGGAGGTGGCCCCCTTTCTGTCTTGATTAACAATGCCGGCTACCATGATGACGCCCTGCTGGCCACGATGACGCAGCCCCAGTGGTCGGGTGTTCTGGATGCGAATCTGAACGCGGTCTTTTGGGGTTGTCAGGCAGCCCTCCAGCCTATGATGCGTCAGCGCTGGGGCCGCATCGTCAACGTTGCCTCCCTCAGTGCCCTGCATTCTCCGGCCGGGCAGACCAACTATGCCGCTGCAAAGGCCGGAGTCATCGGCCTCACACAGAGTCTGGCCAAGGAGACGGCGCGTCTGGGCATTACGGTCAATGCCATTTGTCCCGGCCATATCGAAGGGGCGCTACCCACCTCCTGGAGCGAAGAGCAGATCAAGGCGGTGCGGCGGGAGACGCCCATGCGTCGATTTGCCCGCCCTGAAGAGATTGCTGCCGTGGTTTTCTTCCTTGCCTCACCAGAGGCGAGCTATATGACTGGCGCTTCCCTGAAACTGGATGGTGCCCTTGTCTGA